The Flavobacterium commune genome contains a region encoding:
- a CDS encoding DUF2911 domain-containing protein → MKKLKFISAIAFGSLLMLATNVQAQKFPGLDKSPLDQALFPADNKIPVKTAKIVYSRPQLKGRTLSELAPAGKVWRTGANEATEITFYKDVMLGKTKIKSGTYSLYTIPEQENYTIIINKSVNVWGAYNYKAENDVARLVVPVTQAEESLEALSMVFTPADKGMILNIGWDKMRIAIPFTE, encoded by the coding sequence ATGAAAAAATTAAAATTCATTTCCGCAATTGCTTTTGGCTCACTATTAATGCTAGCTACCAACGTACAAGCTCAAAAATTCCCTGGCTTAGACAAAAGCCCATTAGACCAAGCTTTATTTCCTGCCGACAATAAAATCCCGGTTAAAACCGCTAAAATTGTTTACAGCCGTCCACAACTTAAAGGACGTACGTTAAGCGAATTAGCTCCAGCTGGAAAAGTATGGAGAACCGGCGCTAACGAAGCAACTGAGATCACTTTTTACAAAGATGTTATGCTTGGTAAAACCAAAATCAAATCAGGAACTTATTCATTATACACTATTCCTGAACAAGAAAACTACACCATTATCATTAATAAAAGTGTTAATGTTTGGGGAGCTTACAACTATAAAGCCGAAAATGATGTTGCCAGATTAGTTGTTCCTGTAACCCAGGCGGAAGAATCTCTGGAAGCTCTTTCAATGGTTTTTACTCCAGCTGACAAAGGTATGATTCTCAACATTGGATGGGACAAAATGCGTATTGCGATTCCTTTTACAGAATAA
- a CDS encoding Asp-tRNA(Asn)/Glu-tRNA(Gln) amidotransferase subunit GatC — MSKIMTVDILSSIKGAQPSESVNKLFDVIKNAHPSNNNSLNNVNHNCVSVSDLREDVVIESSAMEKQLILENFPNKKNGFLVVAKVIEG; from the coding sequence ATGAGTAAAATAATGACAGTCGACATCTTGTCGAGTATTAAAGGAGCACAGCCTTCCGAGAGCGTGAACAAATTATTTGATGTAATCAAGAATGCACATCCATCAAATAATAATTCCTTGAATAATGTCAATCATAATTGTGTGTCAGTAAGTGATTTAAGAGAAGATGTTGTGATAGAGAGTTCGGCTATGGAAAAACAACTTATTTTAGAAAATTTCCCGAACAAAAAAAATGGTTTTTTAGTTGTTGCTAAAGTTATAGAAGGATAA
- a CDS encoding porin family protein, giving the protein MKFIFQNKIILGLFVMVFQFSFAQKKNESIGSEEVNIVKSYTPTISDASKIQESPVLDDESNAKKETIKYTIFSFPVASTFTPAKGKAEAVDKEAKEKFFNNYATLAIGNYGALNAELFVNQELAKNDYVGGMFRHFSSQGGINNVKLDDWYYDTALDITYGANYDKMSWNIDLGYQNQVYNWYGLPMDFGSTLSASDRNNLIGSIDSKHAYNGISLGGKLDFSEGAFKEMAMKFSHFTDSFGSAENRFYIKPKLQFDVADQLVKTDIIVDYVGGTFDKNYANDNLEAIKYGFTNLGLSPSLNIQENGWDVKLGASLFYSIDKTGADNKFLIYPSVSVSYSVVDDLMIFYAGAEGSLEQNSYMDFVKENPFLSPTLAIAPMDKQYDVFAGLKGKLASSVSYNIRGSYINERNKALFRSNDYTENSSNEDYAFGNSFQVVYDDVRTFRFSGDLKADFSENVSFGIGGTFSSYKNSVQQEAWNLPEIELNSAIDFNITPKWYAGAKLFYVGERKDMQTNIDLNPVGTPVKLGSYIDLNSHVGYKYNSQLTAFLKLNNMTNKSYQKWMNYPVQGFQVMLGANYKFDF; this is encoded by the coding sequence ATGAAATTCATTTTCCAAAATAAAATAATATTAGGTCTGTTTGTGATGGTTTTTCAATTTTCTTTTGCCCAAAAGAAAAATGAAAGCATAGGTTCAGAAGAGGTAAATATTGTAAAATCCTATACGCCAACAATATCAGATGCGTCAAAAATTCAGGAATCTCCGGTTCTTGATGACGAGTCAAATGCTAAAAAAGAAACGATTAAATATACTATTTTTTCGTTTCCGGTAGCTTCGACTTTTACTCCGGCCAAAGGAAAGGCTGAAGCAGTGGATAAAGAAGCCAAAGAAAAGTTTTTTAATAATTATGCTACTCTGGCAATTGGGAATTACGGAGCGTTGAATGCTGAGTTGTTTGTTAATCAGGAATTAGCAAAGAATGATTATGTAGGAGGAATGTTTCGTCATTTTTCTTCTCAGGGAGGTATTAATAATGTAAAATTAGACGATTGGTATTATGATACCGCTTTGGATATAACTTACGGAGCTAATTATGATAAAATGTCCTGGAATATTGATTTAGGGTATCAAAATCAAGTGTATAATTGGTATGGTTTGCCAATGGATTTTGGGAGTACATTAAGTGCTTCTGATAGAAATAATTTAATAGGAAGTATCGATTCTAAGCATGCGTACAATGGAATTTCTTTAGGTGGAAAACTGGATTTTTCCGAAGGAGCTTTTAAAGAAATGGCAATGAAATTCAGTCATTTTACGGATAGTTTTGGTTCGGCCGAAAACCGATTTTATATTAAACCAAAGTTGCAATTTGATGTTGCTGATCAATTGGTAAAAACCGATATTATTGTGGATTATGTAGGCGGAACTTTCGATAAAAATTATGCGAATGACAATTTGGAAGCAATAAAATATGGTTTTACTAATTTAGGACTTTCGCCTAGTCTGAACATTCAGGAAAACGGTTGGGACGTAAAATTAGGAGCTTCGTTATTTTATAGTATAGATAAAACAGGAGCCGATAATAAATTTTTAATATACCCAAGTGTGAGCGTTTCTTATTCTGTTGTGGATGATTTGATGATTTTTTATGCAGGAGCCGAAGGAAGTTTAGAGCAAAACTCGTATATGGATTTTGTAAAAGAAAACCCGTTTTTATCTCCAACATTAGCCATTGCACCTATGGATAAACAGTATGATGTTTTTGCCGGTTTGAAGGGGAAATTAGCTTCCAGTGTGAGTTATAACATTCGTGGTTCTTATATTAACGAAAGAAATAAGGCTTTGTTTAGAAGTAATGATTATACTGAGAATAGTTCGAATGAAGATTATGCTTTTGGGAACTCATTTCAGGTAGTTTATGATGATGTAAGAACTTTTCGTTTTTCAGGAGATTTGAAAGCTGATTTTTCTGAAAATGTAAGTTTTGGAATTGGAGGAACTTTTAGCAGTTATAAAAATAGCGTTCAGCAAGAAGCGTGGAATTTGCCTGAAATAGAGTTGAATTCGGCTATTGATTTTAATATTACACCAAAGTGGTATGCGGGAGCTAAACTGTTTTATGTTGGAGAAAGAAAAGATATGCAAACGAATATTGATTTAAATCCTGTGGGGACTCCTGTGAAATTAGGAAGCTATATAGATTTGAATTCGCATGTTGGTTACAAATACAATTCTCAGCTAACCGCATTTTTGAAGTTGAATAATATGACCAATAAGTCCTATCAAAAATGGATGAATTATCCTGTACAAGGTTTTCAGGTGATGCTGGGGGCGAATTATAAATTTGATTTTTAA
- a CDS encoding TrmH family RNA methyltransferase, with protein MKQITSIQNPFIKSLVLLQEKAKNRRQTGTFLIEGVREISLAVKGNYEIETVLFYPEICSEIEAKKLAKSAELIEINKEVFQKLSYRETTEGVLAVAKSKSLQLSDLKLSATPLILVAEAPEKPGNIGALLRTADAANLDAVIIANPKSDLYNPNIVRSSVGCLFTNQIATASTAEIISFLKEKNINFYCATLQNSTSYHTQDYTKPTALVVGTEATGLTQEWRDAATQNIIIPMQGEIDSMNVSVAAAILIFEAKRQRGF; from the coding sequence TTGAAACAAATTACATCTATTCAAAATCCATTCATAAAATCTTTAGTATTATTACAGGAAAAAGCCAAAAACAGAAGACAAACCGGAACTTTTTTAATTGAAGGTGTACGCGAAATTTCGTTAGCCGTAAAAGGAAATTATGAAATTGAAACCGTATTGTTTTATCCTGAAATTTGCAGCGAAATTGAAGCAAAAAAATTAGCCAAATCAGCTGAATTAATCGAAATCAACAAAGAAGTATTTCAAAAACTAAGTTATCGCGAAACCACCGAAGGTGTATTGGCTGTAGCCAAATCAAAATCCTTACAACTTTCTGATTTAAAACTTTCAGCAACACCCTTAATTTTAGTTGCCGAAGCTCCTGAAAAGCCCGGAAACATAGGCGCACTTTTAAGAACCGCCGATGCCGCTAATCTTGATGCTGTAATTATTGCGAATCCCAAAAGCGATTTATACAACCCGAATATTGTTCGTTCCAGTGTAGGCTGCCTGTTTACCAACCAAATTGCAACAGCAAGCACCGCTGAAATCATTTCTTTTTTAAAAGAAAAAAACATCAATTTCTACTGTGCCACCTTGCAAAACTCGACAAGCTATCACACTCAGGACTACACAAAACCAACCGCGCTAGTAGTTGGAACTGAAGCCACCGGACTTACCCAGGAATGGCGTGATGCCGCTACGCAAAACATCATTATTCCTATGCAAGGTGAAATCGACAGCATGAACGTTTCGGTAGCCGCAGCCATATTAATATTCGAAGCCAAAAGACAAAGAGGGTTTTAG
- a CDS encoding cell division ATP-binding protein FtsE: MSQAVLSLKNATIYQEDKVILSNVNLEVNRGEFIYIIGKTGSGKSSLMKTLYADLPLIEGNGHIVDFDLETMKENDIPFLRRKIGIVFQDFKLLPDRSIQDNMLFVLKATGWSDQNEMNRKIEEVLDKVGMKNYAQKMPHQISGGEQQRVAIARALLNDPELILADEPTGNLDPQTSVEVLDVLKKINANGKTILMATHDYALLMKFPSKTLKCEDAKIFEVVQRTV; encoded by the coding sequence ATGTCTCAAGCCGTACTATCCTTAAAAAATGCAACTATCTATCAAGAAGATAAAGTAATCTTATCGAATGTTAACCTTGAAGTAAACCGAGGAGAATTCATTTATATTATTGGAAAAACCGGTTCAGGAAAAAGTAGTTTAATGAAAACGCTTTATGCTGACTTACCATTAATTGAAGGCAACGGACACATTGTTGACTTTGATTTAGAGACAATGAAAGAAAACGACATTCCTTTTTTAAGACGTAAAATCGGAATTGTTTTTCAGGATTTCAAATTATTACCGGATCGTTCTATTCAGGACAATATGCTTTTTGTTCTTAAAGCAACAGGCTGGTCAGACCAGAACGAAATGAACCGAAAAATAGAAGAAGTTCTGGATAAAGTAGGTATGAAAAACTACGCTCAAAAAATGCCGCATCAAATTTCGGGCGGAGAACAACAACGAGTAGCCATTGCAAGAGCTTTATTGAACGACCCTGAATTAATCCTTGCCGACGAACCTACCGGAAACTTAGATCCGCAAACCAGCGTGGAAGTTCTGGATGTTTTGAAAAAAATTAATGCCAATGGAAAAACCATTCTTATGGCGACTCACGACTACGCTCTGCTGATGAAATTCCCTTCAAAAACCTTAAAATGTGAGGATGCTAAAATTTTTGAAGTCGTGCAAAGAACTGTTTAA
- a CDS encoding tetratricopeptide repeat protein, with protein MRKFSRLFFLLVFVKTTSLLAQKTAVYTSDFKDYNKAVALYKDNQYASAQFLFERVKSEVKNDEIKSDCTYYDASCAVRLGHANADVLMESFLEKYPTSSKTNQAYVEVAHFYFNQKKYSEALKKFEQVDESQLSAKDKDRFNFQKGYSLFSSNNKKEATTYFNKVLKSEVYGSQAKYYLGFMAYEGNNYQEANKYFDQVATDEKFAEKLSYYQADMSFKSGNFEKAIALGQKAMAKSNEAEQSELNKIIGESYFNLKKYNEAIPYLVAYKGKRGKWNNTDYYQLGYAYYKKNDFENAIAQFNKIIGGKDGVAQNAYYHLGESYLKLDKKPQALNAFKNASEMAFDAAIQEDAHLNYAKLSYELGNSYQSVPAVLLGFINKYPNNSSRPVVEKLLIDSYISSKNYKEALVLLEKNKIPENKLAYQKVTFYRGLELYTDRNYAAASQMFQKSLANTIDAQFTARATFWKAETEYVLEDYNKSLLSFKQFAAMSSAATTPEYKNSNYNIAYAYFKLKEYDAAGDAFQRFIDKVKDDKTRITDAYLRLADCRFVTTKYWPAMDAYNKVIELKSVDADYAYYQKAISYGFVAKNDKKIEELNSFLLAYLKSSYRDDAMFELANTYVATSKQDLALKTYDKLISEYKNSAFTSRAILRQGLVYYNSDRNSEALMKFKKVAAEYPKTSEALEAVATARLIYVDSGKVAEYAAWVRTLDFVAVTDADLDNDTFESAVKQFEQNNNAQAISGFRAYISSFPNGIHALKANFYLAQAYYAEGQKDKAIPNYEYVVNEPRNEFTEQSLSRLAQILLDSGVKERAIPVLARLENEADLSQNKVFAQSNLMKCYYENKDYANAVVYAEKVLNNPKIDDNVKSDGQIIIARSAMQTGDESKAKAAYAKVLLIAKGELAAEALYYDAYFKNKEAKFEASNAVVQKLAKSYAAYRFYGAKGLILMAKNFYGLKDSFQATYILDSVIQNFSDFPDVVTEAQTELARIKSEESKTNSSIAN; from the coding sequence ATGCGTAAATTTTCCAGGCTCTTTTTTTTGTTGGTTTTTGTTAAAACTACTTCGCTTTTAGCACAAAAAACTGCTGTATATACTAGTGATTTTAAGGATTATAATAAAGCGGTTGCTTTGTATAAAGACAATCAGTACGCTTCGGCTCAGTTTCTTTTTGAGAGAGTAAAATCAGAAGTAAAAAACGATGAAATCAAATCAGATTGTACTTATTATGATGCCAGTTGTGCTGTTCGGTTAGGACATGCTAATGCTGATGTCCTGATGGAATCATTTTTAGAAAAATATCCAACAAGTTCTAAAACAAATCAGGCTTATGTAGAAGTAGCTCATTTTTATTTTAATCAAAAAAAATATTCAGAAGCACTAAAAAAGTTTGAACAAGTAGATGAAAGTCAGTTGAGTGCTAAGGACAAAGACCGATTTAATTTTCAAAAAGGGTATAGCTTATTTAGTTCTAATAACAAAAAAGAAGCAACTACTTACTTTAATAAGGTTTTGAAATCAGAAGTTTATGGTTCTCAGGCTAAATATTATTTAGGTTTTATGGCTTATGAAGGCAATAATTATCAGGAGGCCAATAAGTATTTTGACCAGGTAGCAACTGATGAAAAATTTGCTGAAAAACTTTCCTATTATCAGGCGGATATGAGTTTCAAGTCGGGAAATTTTGAAAAAGCAATTGCTTTAGGGCAAAAAGCGATGGCTAAATCGAATGAAGCAGAACAATCGGAATTGAATAAAATTATTGGTGAAAGCTATTTTAATTTAAAAAAATACAACGAAGCTATTCCGTATTTAGTGGCTTATAAAGGTAAAAGAGGAAAGTGGAATAACACCGATTATTACCAATTGGGTTATGCTTATTACAAGAAAAACGACTTTGAAAATGCCATTGCCCAGTTCAATAAAATTATTGGCGGAAAAGATGGAGTGGCTCAGAATGCCTATTACCATTTAGGGGAAAGTTACCTGAAATTAGATAAAAAACCACAGGCTTTGAATGCTTTCAAAAATGCTTCCGAAATGGCTTTTGATGCAGCCATTCAGGAAGATGCCCATTTGAATTATGCTAAATTGAGTTATGAGTTAGGGAATTCCTATCAAAGTGTACCTGCTGTTTTGCTTGGTTTTATCAATAAATACCCCAATAATTCCAGTCGTCCGGTGGTGGAGAAATTATTGATTGATTCGTATATCTCTTCTAAAAATTACAAAGAAGCTTTGGTTTTACTGGAAAAAAACAAAATCCCGGAAAATAAATTGGCTTACCAAAAAGTAACTTTTTACAGAGGGCTGGAATTATATACCGATAGAAATTATGCTGCAGCTTCGCAAATGTTTCAAAAATCTTTAGCTAATACTATTGATGCTCAATTTACTGCCAGAGCTACTTTCTGGAAAGCTGAAACAGAGTATGTTTTAGAAGATTACAATAAATCCTTGTTGAGCTTCAAACAATTTGCAGCAATGTCATCAGCGGCAACAACTCCTGAGTATAAAAACAGCAATTACAATATTGCGTATGCCTATTTTAAATTAAAAGAATACGATGCAGCCGGAGATGCTTTTCAAAGATTTATTGATAAGGTAAAAGATGATAAAACCAGAATAACCGATGCTTATTTGCGTTTAGCCGATTGTCGTTTTGTGACTACTAAATACTGGCCGGCTATGGATGCCTACAATAAAGTAATCGAACTTAAAAGTGTAGATGCTGATTATGCTTATTATCAAAAAGCAATTAGTTATGGTTTTGTGGCTAAAAATGACAAAAAAATTGAAGAGTTAAATTCGTTTTTACTGGCTTATCTTAAATCAAGCTATCGTGATGATGCGATGTTTGAATTAGCTAATACCTATGTGGCGACGAGCAAGCAGGATTTAGCTTTGAAAACCTATGATAAATTAATAAGCGAATACAAAAACAGTGCGTTTACATCCAGAGCTATTTTGCGTCAGGGATTAGTTTATTACAATTCCGATCGCAATTCTGAGGCTTTGATGAAATTCAAAAAAGTAGCTGCCGAGTATCCTAAAACTTCTGAAGCTTTAGAGGCAGTTGCTACAGCAAGATTAATTTATGTAGATAGTGGAAAAGTAGCTGAGTATGCTGCCTGGGTGCGTACATTGGATTTTGTTGCTGTTACTGATGCTGATTTGGATAACGATACTTTTGAATCGGCTGTGAAACAATTTGAGCAAAACAATAATGCTCAGGCAATATCAGGTTTTAGAGCTTATATCTCGAGTTTTCCAAACGGTATTCATGCTTTGAAAGCGAATTTTTATTTGGCGCAGGCCTATTATGCCGAAGGTCAAAAAGACAAAGCGATTCCTAACTACGAATATGTTGTTAATGAGCCAAGAAACGAATTCACAGAGCAATCTCTATCAAGATTAGCACAAATTTTATTAGATAGCGGTGTAAAAGAAAGAGCTATTCCGGTATTGGCGCGTTTAGAAAATGAAGCTGATTTGTCTCAAAACAAAGTTTTTGCACAGTCTAATTTGATGAAATGTTATTATGAAAATAAGGATTATGCTAATGCGGTTGTTTATGCCGAAAAAGTGTTGAATAATCCAAAAATCGATGATAATGTAAAAAGTGATGGGCAAATTATCATTGCACGTTCGGCCATGCAAACTGGAGATGAATCGAAAGCGAAAGCAGCTTACGCCAAAGTATTGCTGATTGCTAAAGGAGAATTGGCAGCAGAGGCGTTGTATTATGATGCTTATTTTAAAAACAAAGAAGCTAAGTTTGAAGCATCGAATGCTGTGGTTCAAAAATTAGCCAAAAGTTATGCTGCTTATCGTTTTTACGGAGCCAAAGGTTTGATTCTTATGGCTAAAAACTTTTATGGTTTAAAAGATAGTTTTCAGGCAACCTATATTTTAGATAGCGTAATTCAGAATTTTTCTGATTTCCCGGATGTGGTTACTGAAGCACAAACGGAGCTAGCCCGAATTAAATCAGAAGAGTCTAAAACAAATTCTTCGATAGCTAATTAA
- a CDS encoding RelA/SpoT family protein: MTEIDIEKENKAIAQEYKELLRISYQTLTTEDKKLIRKAFDVAVEAHKDQRRKSGEAYIFHPIAVAKIVASEIGLGATSIAAALLHDVVEDTPTTVKDIERMFNPKVAQLVEGLTKISIVQKDMNVSMQAENFRKMLLTLYDDVRVILIKIADRLHNMQTMESMDDHKQVKIASETLYIYAPLAHRLGLYNIKTKLEDLGLKYTEPAIYNDIVSKIKETKEQQDAYIKDISDVLKASLDAEGIDYIIKGRPKSIYSIRRKMKAQNVTFDEVYDKFALRIVYKSDAHDEKFIAWKIYSIVTDHYRPSPSRLRDWISSPKSTGYEALHITVMGPKGRWVEVQVRSERMDEIAEKGYAAHYKYKNGATEEGGLDVWLNLLREALENPETNAIDFVEDFKMNLYSKEIYIFTPKGDIKSLPKGATSLDFAFSIHSEIGIKTRGTRVNGKLVPLNYELKSGDQVEIITSPNQKPTANWLDYVTTSRAKNKIRNVLNENTKKIAEEGKEVLTRKLKHLKVTLNEGVTNELVNFFHLKTSLDLFYRVGIGTIDNQQLKDFAAQKSNTLINFFKSKIKRSGNTADTDIHRPVLNNNYDMLVFGKEQDKLDYKLSTCCNPIPGDQVFGFVTINEGIKVHKKDCPNAISLQSNYAYRIMPAKWIDSSQQEFKAILNITGMDTIGLTNELTKVISNNMNVNIQSISLSGDAGLFKGQLTVIVQNITILKKLIDNIKKIDGIDRVTRVYKN, translated from the coding sequence ATGACAGAAATAGATATTGAAAAAGAGAATAAAGCAATTGCTCAAGAATACAAAGAATTACTTCGCATTAGTTACCAAACATTAACTACCGAAGATAAAAAACTGATACGCAAGGCTTTTGACGTTGCTGTGGAAGCTCATAAAGACCAAAGAAGAAAATCGGGAGAAGCTTATATTTTTCATCCCATTGCTGTTGCCAAAATTGTGGCTTCAGAGATAGGCCTTGGAGCTACTTCAATTGCAGCGGCCTTATTACATGATGTTGTAGAAGACACCCCTACTACCGTTAAAGATATTGAGCGAATGTTCAATCCTAAGGTAGCACAATTGGTTGAAGGTTTAACTAAAATATCCATCGTACAAAAAGATATGAATGTCTCTATGCAAGCCGAAAACTTCAGAAAGATGTTATTGACCTTGTATGATGATGTGCGTGTAATCCTGATAAAAATAGCCGACAGATTGCACAATATGCAAACTATGGAGTCTATGGATGACCACAAACAAGTTAAAATTGCATCAGAAACCTTATACATTTATGCGCCATTGGCTCATAGACTAGGCTTATACAACATCAAAACAAAACTGGAAGATCTAGGTTTAAAATATACTGAACCTGCCATATACAATGATATTGTCAGCAAAATAAAAGAGACCAAGGAACAACAGGATGCTTACATCAAAGACATCTCAGACGTACTTAAAGCTTCTTTAGATGCCGAAGGAATTGATTACATCATAAAAGGCCGCCCAAAATCTATCTATTCTATCCGTAGAAAGATGAAAGCCCAAAATGTAACTTTTGACGAAGTTTATGACAAATTTGCACTTCGAATTGTGTATAAATCAGACGCACACGATGAAAAGTTTATTGCCTGGAAAATTTATTCTATCGTTACCGATCATTACAGACCCAGCCCAAGCCGACTAAGAGACTGGATTTCGTCACCTAAATCAACAGGTTATGAAGCCTTGCATATTACGGTAATGGGACCTAAAGGACGTTGGGTTGAAGTACAGGTACGCAGTGAACGTATGGACGAAATTGCAGAAAAAGGTTATGCTGCACATTACAAATACAAAAACGGAGCTACCGAAGAAGGCGGATTGGATGTTTGGTTGAACTTACTTCGAGAAGCTTTAGAAAATCCTGAAACCAACGCAATTGACTTTGTGGAAGATTTCAAAATGAACTTGTACTCGAAAGAAATCTATATTTTTACCCCTAAAGGCGATATTAAATCGCTGCCTAAAGGAGCTACATCACTAGATTTTGCATTTAGTATCCACTCCGAAATTGGAATCAAAACCCGCGGAACCAGAGTCAATGGAAAATTAGTTCCTTTAAATTATGAATTAAAGAGTGGGGATCAGGTAGAAATTATCACCTCTCCAAATCAAAAACCTACTGCCAACTGGTTAGATTATGTAACTACTTCGAGAGCAAAAAATAAAATTAGAAATGTTCTTAACGAAAACACTAAGAAAATTGCCGAAGAAGGAAAAGAAGTTCTTACCCGTAAACTAAAACACCTTAAAGTTACTTTGAATGAAGGAGTAACTAACGAATTAGTTAACTTTTTCCACCTTAAAACCAGTTTGGATTTATTTTACCGAGTTGGAATTGGCACTATTGACAACCAGCAATTAAAGGACTTTGCTGCTCAAAAAAGCAATACCTTAATTAATTTCTTTAAAAGCAAAATCAAACGTAGCGGAAACACAGCCGATACTGACATCCACAGACCTGTACTCAACAACAATTACGACATGTTGGTTTTTGGTAAAGAACAGGATAAATTAGATTACAAACTTTCTACTTGTTGTAACCCAATTCCTGGAGATCAGGTTTTTGGTTTCGTTACCATCAATGAGGGAATAAAAGTGCATAAAAAAGATTGCCCTAACGCCATCTCTTTACAGTCCAACTACGCTTATCGAATTATGCCTGCCAAATGGATTGACTCTTCTCAACAAGAATTCAAAGCCATTTTGAACATCACAGGAATGGACACCATTGGTTTAACTAACGAGTTGACAAAGGTCATTTCGAATAATATGAATGTGAATATTCAAAGTATTTCATTGAGTGGAGACGCAGGACTTTTCAAAGGACAGCTAACGGTAATTGTACAAAACATCACTATTTTGAAAAAACTAATTGACAATATCAAAAAAATTGACGGAATTGACCGTGTAACCCGGGTTTACAAAAATTAG